In a single window of the Gossypium hirsutum isolate 1008001.06 chromosome D02, Gossypium_hirsutum_v2.1, whole genome shotgun sequence genome:
- the LOC107927656 gene encoding AT-hook motif nuclear-localized protein 20, giving the protein MANPWWVNQVSLQGMDPAGNSPGLDKRDLEISMNDMGKSRNNVGGDEEDDDRDTGDEPKEGAVEIGNRRPRGRPPGSKNKPKPPIFVTRDSPNALRSHVMEVASGSDVAESIAQFARRRQRGVCVLSGSGSVANVTLRQPAAPGAVVALQGRFEILSLTGAFLPGPAPPGSTGLTVYLAGGQGQVVGGSVVGSLVAAGPVMVIAATFANATYERLPVVEDEEEAVSGGGGGHGDQIHGGATNSPPTIRSGGSGPQSGLLDPSSLPMYNLPPNLVSNGGTQLGHETYGWVHGRQPY; this is encoded by the coding sequence ATGGCGAATCCTTGGTGGGTTAATCAAGTGAGTCTACAAGGCATGGACCCGGCAGGTAATTCTCCAGGGTTAGACAAGCGTGACCTTGAGATTTCAATGAACGACATGGGAAAAAGCAGAAACAACGTCGGAGGGGATGAAGAAGACGATGATAGGGACACCGGCGATGAGCCGAAAGAGGGTGCTGTTGAGATCGGTAACCGAAGACCAAGAGGCCGACCTCCAGGCTCCAAAAACAAGCCTAAACCGCCCATTTTCGTCACCAGGGACAGTCCAAACGCGCTCCGTAGTCACGTCATGGAAGTTGCAAGCGGCTCTGATGTCGCTGAAAGTATAGCCCAATTTGCTCGGAGACGACAACGTGGGGTTTGTGTACTTAGCGGCAGTGGCTCCGTAGCAAACGTTACACTAAGACAACCGGCAGCACCTGGTGCTGTGGTTGCTCTTCAAGGAAGGTTCGAAATCTTGTCTTTGACTGGAGCTTTCTTGCCTGGACCAGCACCACCTGGCTCAACAGGGCTCACCGTATACCTAGCTGGCGGTCAAGGACAAGTCGTCGGCGGTAGCGTCGTCGGTTCACTAGTCGCAGCAGGGCCTGTTATGGTCATTGCAGCAACCTTTGCTAACGCAACTTACGAAAGACTGCCTGTagtagaagatgaagaagaagctGTCAGTGGTGGTGGTGGCGGTCATGGGGATCAGATCCACGGTGGAGCAACCAATTCTCCACCCACAATCAGAAGCGGCGGCAGCGGCCCGCAGTCAGGTCTGCTTGATCCATCTTCACTTCCAATGTACAATTTGCCTCCTAATTTAGTCTCCAATGGAGGAACACAATTAGGGCATGAGACATATGGTTGGGTACATGGTCGACAGCCTTACTAA